Part of the Henckelia pumila isolate YLH828 chromosome 2, ASM3356847v2, whole genome shotgun sequence genome is shown below.
CaatccttaattatatatatatgatcttCTATACaaatgctttaaaaaaaaataataataattgaagtACTCTTGGTTTGTTACCTTGAATAGACAGGATTGAGAGCTCTGGCGATACCATTCATGGCGCCGTAGCTCTTAGAACTGAAACCCAAGCAGCCCAACAAACCTTGCCTGTAAGGAAGAAATGTCTTCTTCCTCATCTCCTCGGACTGTGCTCTTTTGGCGGTGTAATGCAACTCATGGGGCGATGGCGAAGGAACCCTTCTACTAATTTTACTACTCACGATACCATTTTTTATCTTTGAATTTTGATCTTTGGATTTGGTGGTGTTACCCATTTTTCTCTCCTTCACAATCACAGGTGAAAAGGAGATGGAACTCCAgaatttgttgttgttgttgttgtttcttCCAGTTCCCTCGCTCTTGCTTCTGTACAGGAACTCCTTCAAAAACACCCATCTCTTGGAGCTCCTCCCGGCCGCCGCGGACGAAGCCCCCTTATCTTCAATATCTAACTGCACCTGCTTGCTGCTTCGGCCTGCGATCTCTTCGCCTTGAGTTCTCATTGGTGACATGGATCTGGTCCGGCGTCGCAGGGATCCTGTGCGGAAGTAGTTGAGATCTCTGCCTCTAGATCTGGATCTGGTTAATGACGACGTTTGACCCTCGTCTTCTGATTCTATCAAAGGGGAGAGCTTCATCGGTCGGATCTGGCCGTTGCAGAATAACTCGTCGGCCGTGGCAGCTCCGGCGGGGCAGAAATCGAACTCGAAGGAGCTATTGGGCTCGGAATATTGTGAGGTGCTGACATTATTGGCTGTTTTGGAAAGCATAAAGTGCATGGGACTAGCCGGTGCACTGTAGTAGAATATTCCGGACCGGGAAGGGCTGGAAGGGGCGCTGACGTATGGAGTCGAGCAACAGCTGTCCATTTCGTCGGAATATAATTCTACTCCGGAAACCTCTTCCATTtcctaatattaattattttgttttgtttagaaatagaaatagaaatagaaatagaaatgaaACGGAGAGTGGCGCTCTAAGATTTATATTTCACGCTCTCATCAATCaatcctctctctctctcttatttgctgatataattaattaaataaaaacaatgAACAGAACTCTTCTTTAGCTCATATATTACAATTATTTTGATATGTTGCTAGTGTGGGCAATTACAGGTGTAGGGGCATGTTGTCGATAacatctcaattttttttttttaatattttacataaaatatttatgaaaatatattgagGCGTTACTAGACAGAAACAGAAGTAGTCTATAATAACAAATGGCTCTATATCTTATAATGTTAaaatataacatgaatttaattaGACTAACTAAATTTTGTTTTACCTGATAAAACATATCTTATGTtccttaaaaatatataaaaatatttatttatttattttatctttaaATATTTAGAtatcatttttaataaaaagttATAGTAaaccaataataattatttcaactCCGCAAAACAAAAATGTGTCGCATAAGGACGACGACGAGGACAATATATAAAAgttaaaagcccaagaaaacAATTTGGATGTAAATAAAAAATGGAAAACGATGCAAGTAAAAGGAGAAAAAGCAGGGGATCTTGCGATGAGATTTTAGATTCATGGGAAACTGAAAAAGTGCAATGGACCACATCCAATACGTACACTAAGGCGGGCATCCACGTTCTCCTTTCAACTTGAGCTCTCTCttccttttttttatttaatgattACTGGCAATACACACGTAACAtggtatataaatatttttttttttt
Proteins encoded:
- the LOC140878772 gene encoding uncharacterized protein, with translation MEEVSGVELYSDEMDSCCSTPYVSAPSSPSRSGIFYYSAPASPMHFMLSKTANNVSTSQYSEPNSSFEFDFCPAGAATADELFCNGQIRPMKLSPLIESEDEGQTSSLTRSRSRGRDLNYFRTGSLRRRTRSMSPMRTQGEEIAGRSSKQVQLDIEDKGASSAAAGRSSKRWVFLKEFLYRSKSEGTGRNNNNNNKFWSSISFSPVIVKERKMGNTTKSKDQNSKIKNGIVSSKISRRVPSPSPHELHYTAKRAQSEEMRKKTFLPYRQGLLGCLGFSSKSYGAMNGIARALNPVYSR